DNA sequence from the Bradyrhizobium diazoefficiens genome:
GCGTCGCACGCGGGCGGGTCGGCAGGATGTTGTCTTCGAGATTAGCGAGGTTGGTGCGCTCCCAGATCGCGGTGGCGGTGGCGGTGGCCTCCTCGTCCGACAAGAGCGCATAGCGGTGGAAGTAGGATTTTGGATCGGTGAACGCGGTGTCGCGCAGCGCCAGGAAGCGCTTGATGTACCAGCGCCGCAGCGCCGCCTCGTCGGCGTCGATATAGACCGAGAAGTCGAAGAAGTCGGACACCACGGGCACCGCCTTGCCGTCGCGCGGCAGCTTGCCGGTCTGCAGCACGTTGACGCCCTCGACGATCAGGATGTCGGGTTGGTCGATCTCGGCCCATTCGTTCGGAACGATATCGTAGGTCAGATGCGAATAGACCGGCGAGCGCACGTGGCGGCGACCCGACTTGATATCGGAGAGGAATCCGAGCAGCAACGGCAGGTCGTAGCTCTCCGGAAAGCCCTTCTTCTGCAAAATGCC
Encoded proteins:
- the coaA gene encoding type I pantothenate kinase — its product is MDIRAPEQQYNPYRVYTREEWARLRDDTPMTLEPGEFDRLRSLHDRLDLKEVEDIYLPLSRLLSIYVDATQRLYYAERQFLNIRDRKVPYIIGVAGSVAVGKSTTARVLQALLARWSPRPKVDLITTDGFLYPKALLEQQGILQKKGFPESYDLPLLLGFLSDIKSGRRHVRSPVYSHLTYDIVPNEWAEIDQPDILIVEGVNVLQTGKLPRDGKAVPVVSDFFDFSVYIDADEAALRRWYIKRFLALRDTAFTDPKSYFHRYALLSDEEATATATAIWERTNLANLEDNILPTRPRATLILKKGADHAVESVALRRL